The stretch of DNA ATAGCAATAAAGTACCAGTTTGCAGAGAATTATAGGTTTGGGTTTGCTTTTGAATAATCTTTCTACTTGTAATACTGATTTAGGGTTTGTGTtaagaagaaataagaaaaggaaatgaagaaaaagtgaGGTGATAGAAGGGAAGGAGGCAGTATTGTCTTTCAGCCATCTAACTGTGGTCTTATTGTTTATATGAGAACCAAAAAGTAAAGGAACAAAATAGCTTGCTCAATTATAtgtattgctctctctctctctcttatgaACTCTTCCCAAATCAAATGACCAGAACTGAGCTTAAAGCAGAGAGGTAGTACACTGAAAAGCATAAAATGGACATTGTCACAAAATCATGAAAGTGAAACAACCCTACAATCTTAAAGGTCAAAGTGACAAACCTGGAGAGCAGCAGGACCAACCCTCCATGTATCAACTTGCCATTTGACTTGTCCTCCTGCATTAACAACacgctctctctcctcaaagCAGCTAGCAACATGATCCTAATATATCAAAGTTGATGTCTTTGAGAACAATAACACCTAATGGTGAACCAGAAAAGACAAACAGTAATGCAGTGAACATAGTCCCAGCTCACCTTGGTTAGAACAATGGGGTGACCAGCCCGGCATAGTACTGTCCGGCAATCACCAGCATTAGCAACAAAAAGCTTGCTTCTAACTATAAGAGCAGCAACTGCAGTGCAACCAGGATGCCAGTCTTTCTGAGTACCTCTCTTGGATTTACGATAAGAATCTAGTTCATCTCTAAATGCAACATCTGTCTTAACGAATGCTTCCAATAATGCTTTTGAAGGACTACattcatacataaaaataattatttcaaaaatgaagaatattaaTACAAGAGATAGAATATGGATTTAAAAACCAGAGCAGAAGAAACCTGCTCGTGGAGCCGAAACTTTGCAAGAATCCTGGCAATGCTCGAGCAGAAAATTCAGCAGCTGCTGCACCTGCATGTGTTACAGCCACAACCCCAGGTCATGTCCTAACTAAAGCATTAACATCGAGGCTTACTAAGAAACACCATAACCAAATCATTAAAATCTGAAGTCTTGGTTTCCAGGTACATGAAGTCATAGCTCCTTTAATGATTCCAACAATTCGCTAGTATGCTTTTGATGACAAAAAAGAGACATATCAACAAATTAAGTGAAAAGACTCATGATCACAAAACTAAATGCTGTACTGATCTCTACCGATCATTATAATCCTCTCTTCCTGGAATTAGGATCTAAATTCAACATTAAGTAGTGGCAGTAAATCATCATTAAGCACCTCTATGGCCATCAAAGATCCCAAAAACATGGATATCCTTTTCATTGCACATATGGGGCATAAGAAAATGTGTATCCTCCATGGTTTCTCTTCGGCCACATGAAGCAAAGGACCCCCAAGAAAGTATAGGATGGTATGCCAGAGGATCATTTGAATTATTAAGCCAGACTCTCAAACTAGGTTCAGTGTCACGATAAGTTATCCGGGAGAAATGTTCTCCCTGTGTGGACCAGTTGATACTCTCTTGATAAGTTGGGAGGCTGTTGATGTTGTCCATTAGGTGATCATCACGAGAAACAGCAGGTTCACCCAGTGTCATATCCTTTGCTGTCTTTCTGTGttctaaaatcaaatcaagtTCTGCAACTATGTCATTGAAAGAAGGTCTACTCAGCGGATTTGCATCCCAACACCTCTGTATCAGTGAGAGGAGACTTGATGGAGCACCCAACTCTGGACCAGCAAGTACTGGCCTCAATCCACCAGAAACCACAGCTGCTGTAAGTTGCTGCTCAGTATAGTTCATCTCCAGCACTGTGTGGGCCTGCCAACGGTATATATATGTCATGCATCAGTTAGTATCCTGTAACTCCCCAACATCTATCATTAATATCAATCCTGTCTTCCATTAAAACGAACCTCTGTCTTCCCCATCCATTCAACATCAAAGAACATTACTTGTAAGCCTACGCCCCCTTCCCCcaagacaagaaaagaaaaacacaattaAGAAAGCTGACCTGTGCTTCTGCACGAAGATCAGTATATGGGACAACACCAGTAATAAGCTCACTGCAATAAGGCAGAACTGATGAATTAAAAATGTCATACACATGCAGACTATAATAATTCAAATGATTCAAATTTATAAGAAAGCTTATCAAATTGAAACCGAtaatatgataatatgaaaGCATCTTGCATGCCATAATGCCTGGAATTTATAAGCTTGGCTTCCTAATTTGACATCTTCCGTTTTATACATTCAAGATGTGCAATGCAAATTGCCTGCTGTCCTATGAACAGTGAGACAATGATGATAACCAATCAACTGATAAATAGGACATGACCATACAGAGACACATGAAAAATATGGAATCAAATTAAACTTGAGCATATAAGACATGATCATGTCTCCTTTTGGGAAATATGCCGCAGAGTGTATTTTCAATCAAACTTGCCatagatatatgaaatttaGTATGGACTTCTTACAGACTGAAAAAAGTgatgaggaaaaaaagaaaaagaaagaacagatGAGATCGATTGCTCAAAATGCCCAGGTTtctgatttgagagagagagagagagagagagagagagcttttatAGATTTCCACCCATGGGTATGACTTCTTATATAGATAAACCAcgtaaacataatttttatcataagcctctttttttattattcttttcgaCAAGTTTGTCACATACCTCTTTAAGCCTAAAAAAGTGTCAATTGCACTCGTGATTTAAAGTATAGTGTTAAGAACTTTATAATCTGGAAATGAAAGTATAGAAAGGAATTGTATTGAATGAATTGAGTAATCTGATCATTGTATTTACATCTATTTATACAGAAAAAAGAAGGTAACAGAAAATAACTAACTAATGTGTATTGTCTATTTTAGCCTtgatcttttcttctttggacTTTAATTCCATATTCTCTATATGCGATGCTATACTCCAACACCCCCCCTCAAGATGAACATGAATATTGAGAATGTTCATCTTGCGGAGAGTATGATGAAAAGGCAGTGAACCCAGTGACTTGGTGAGTATATCTGCCAATTGTAACCGAGAGGGAATGTAAAATAGCTTGATAAGCTTTTCTTGCAATTTCTCTCGAACCAAGTGACAATCAATTTGAATATGCTTAGTTCTTTCATGTTGAACTGGGTTGGTGGCAATAGACATTGCTGATTTGCTGTCTGTGTATAAAGCTGTGGGCTGTTGATGATCAATCTGCAAGTCTTGCAATGCATAGACTAACCATTGCACCTCACATGTTGTAGCTGCAAGAGCTCGATACTCAGCTTCAGCAGAGGATCGACTAATTGTAGCTTGCTTTTTGGACTTCCACGAGATTAGGGAGTTACCCAAAAATATTGCAAAACCTGTTATGCTTCTCCTAGTATCAATGCAGTCTGCCCAATCACTATCTGAGAAAGCTTTCAATTgaagttctgatgatgatgagaaaaaCAAACCCTGCCCTGGTGTAGCTTTCAGATACCTTAGTACCCTCATTGCTGCTTGGTGATGGCTGACAGCAGGTTTTGCTAGAAATTGGCTTAACACTTGGACTGAATAGGCAAGATCTGGTCTGGTAATTGTCAAGTACAACAATCTACCAACCAGTCTTCTATACTCTGATGGATCTTCATAAAGCTCTGGATTAGCAGTTAGCTTTAGATTTGATTCCATTGGAAATGCAGCAGGTTTTGATCCAATGTTACCAGTGTCTTGTAATATGTCCAAGATATATTTTCGTTGGCAGAGTGAAATTCCAGCTTTAGATCTTGCTATTTCTAGACCAAGAAAGTATTTCAATGGTCCCAAATCTTTAATTGTAAACTGATCATGTAAGAATTTCTTTAACAGTTGAATCTGTTCCAAATCATCACTTGCTAGCAacacatcatcaacataaacaagtaTTGCCATAAAAGATGTTGCTGACTTTTTGATAAACAATGAGCAATCAGATTTCCCTTGAGTGAAACCATAAGTGATGAGAGATTTAGACAATTTTTCAAACCATTGTCTAGATgcctgtttaaggccataaagaCTTTTTAAAAGTCTACAAACTTGATTGTTTTGATTAGGCAATCCAGGAGGTATGTCCATGTAAACCTCTTCATGTAATTcaccatgcaaaaatgcattattcACATCTAGTTGGTGAATGTGCCAATTTTTAATTGCAACAACAGCAAGTAGGAGTCGAATGGAAGTGATCTTTGCAACAGGTGAGAAAGTGTCAAAAAAATCTAACccttcttgttgagtgtagCCTTTTGCCACTAGTCTTGCTTTATGTCTTTCTATGGTTCCATCAGATTTGTATTTGATTCTGAATACCCACTTACAACCAATGGTCTGTTTATTTTTAGGTAAAGTGACAAGCTCCCATGTTTGATTTAACTCTAAAGcatctatttcatttttcatagctcTTTGCCATTCTGGAAATTGGACAGCTTGTTTATATGTTTTGGGTTCAGATGAGGCTGTTATTGAAGTAAGGAAAGCTTTATGAGAAGATGATAATCTGCTggtagaaagaaaggaagaaatagGATAGAGATTACCTTTAACAGAACCATCATTAGAAGAATTTGAAGGGGCTGCATTTGAGATAACATGATTGCAATAGTAATCCTATAGAAAAATAGGTGATTTTCTGATTCGAGTTGATTTTCTGGTTTGTGGTTGATCATtggaaatagaattattctGAGATATAAACACATCTTGGTCAGTGTTTGGGAGATTATCATCACGAGAAGTTGATGATATAGACTGATTAGGAACAGCAGTAGAAGTGGTAGGAATGGACTGATTAGGAACAACAGTAGAAGTGGTAGGAATGGATTGATTATGAAAGTAATAGCTGTTTTCTGATGGTGGGAATAAAATTGTATGACTTTGTGGATTAGAAG from Juglans regia cultivar Chandler chromosome 4, Walnut 2.0, whole genome shotgun sequence encodes:
- the LOC109019011 gene encoding protein kinase and PP2C-like domain-containing protein, with protein sequence MGLEIAEPNTCIRGCCTSKSIPLHLPPSSYALLSPIARGAESVVYAATLYGRKVAVKKPILSTSEDIDKFHKELQLLCMLDHPGLATLVAAHAKPPNYMFFFEFYEHLNLAEKVHAEEWSPGIDQVLTITFCLAKALQYLHNLGIIHRDVKPANILLDKNLFPHLADFGLAEYQKDLKGVSVENWRSSGKPTGGFHKKNMVGTLIYMAPEILTKKIHTEKSDVYSFGVSINELITGVVPYTDLRAEAQAHTVLEMNYTEQQLTAAVVSGGLRPVLAGPELGAPSSLLSLIQRCWDANPLSRPSFNDIVAELDLILEHRKTAKDMTLGEPAVSRDDHLMDNINSLPTYQESINWSTQGEHFSRITYRDTEPSLRVWLNNSNDPLAYHPILSWGSFASCGRRETMEDTHFLMPHMCNEKDIHVFGIFDGHRGAAAAEFSARALPGFLQSFGSTSSPSKALLEAFVKTDVAFRDELDSYRKSKRGTQKDWHPGCTAVAALIVRSKLFVANAGDCRTVLCRAGHPIVLTKDHVASCFEERERVVNAGGQVKWQVDTWRVGPAALQVTRSIGDDDLKPAVTAEPEITETDLSGEDEFLVMASDGLWDVVSNSDVINIIRDTVKEPGMCAKRLATEAAERGSKDNITVIVVFLRPVSTAERIY